In the Herpetosiphonaceae bacterium genome, one interval contains:
- a CDS encoding helix-turn-helix transcriptional regulator has protein sequence MADQQLRVRSRLPALIQAAQDHWGPLPTRRVLTALQVQKGIGAHQTTIKDYLDDTGRKFWFDTLARICWFFGCSVDSVLAVEREPGVLPPVVIGRTTIPAQLPPAGTGAIRVLNFIPGQVELHYSRVRAQTTWYREAVLQLMEGGRASVERQTLETLLAVLDLDRVSQLVEVQCDLQAADPQATKLAEAIRIREPRPVWLERWEETVQHWRSLVEQIPAPGTVTATDIAVLRFLQQRFATTLTRDSLAVGLGIRRSLLHAIADRTIHPEIGPDDVPASLRHYLDEIAPADWLTHAAITVEQAYQHQQGTSI, from the coding sequence ATGGCTGACCAGCAGCTTCGTGTACGCTCGCGCCTGCCAGCGCTGATTCAGGCGGCCCAAGACCACTGGGGCCCGCTCCCGACCCGGCGGGTCTTAACCGCGCTGCAGGTCCAGAAAGGCATTGGGGCGCATCAGACGACGATCAAGGATTACCTTGACGATACGGGCCGCAAGTTTTGGTTCGATACGCTGGCGCGGATCTGCTGGTTTTTTGGGTGTTCGGTGGATTCCGTGCTGGCGGTGGAACGCGAGCCGGGCGTGCTCCCGCCGGTTGTGATCGGTCGCACCACGATCCCAGCGCAGCTGCCGCCGGCCGGGACGGGTGCGATTCGGGTCCTCAACTTCATTCCCGGCCAGGTCGAACTGCACTATTCCCGGGTGCGGGCGCAGACCACCTGGTATCGCGAAGCCGTCCTGCAACTGATGGAGGGGGGACGGGCGAGCGTGGAGCGGCAGACGCTGGAAACCTTGCTCGCGGTGCTCGACCTCGACCGCGTGAGCCAGCTGGTCGAGGTCCAGTGTGATCTCCAGGCCGCCGACCCGCAGGCCACCAAACTCGCCGAGGCGATTCGGATCAGGGAGCCGCGCCCGGTGTGGCTGGAGCGGTGGGAGGAGACCGTGCAGCACTGGCGGAGCTTGGTCGAGCAGATACCGGCGCCCGGCACGGTGACGGCGACCGACATCGCCGTGCTGCGCTTCCTCCAGCAGCGGTTTGCCACCACCTTGACCCGCGATTCCCTGGCGGTCGGCTTAGGGATTCGGCGCAGCTTGTTACACGCCATCGCGGATCGGACGATCCACCCCGAGATCGGCCCTGACGATGTGCCCGCGTCGCTGCGGCACTATCTGGACGAGATTGCACCGGCGGACTGGCTGACGCACGCTGCCATCACGGTGGAGCAAGCATATCAACACCAGCAAGGAACCTCCATCTGA
- a CDS encoding hemolysin III family protein, which produces MVRGRAVKEEPPRTAIGTLLLDGVPSVGADLVLDMLRLELILLETNASSVGQDATLGGRLSSAPERKRFPAVFSMNNNGPHSPMPLADELPKPRLRGWFHALAAVASVIAVSRMLIQTRDDLPRMLSVLVFGVSMLMLYAGSAVYHLGSWRGRTRSVLRAIDHANIFVLIAGTYTPIYMNVLAGRLRIVLLSLIWVLAIAGVLGTVLTFRLPRGIAVSLYIGMGWLALISLPQLMEQLPWQAIATLVLGGVLYSIGGLVYARRRPNPFPRMFGFHEVFHLLTVAAGAAFLVLIWVWVLPFPRGSS; this is translated from the coding sequence GTGGTTCGTGGACGAGCTGTTAAAGAGGAACCTCCCCGTACGGCGATCGGCACGCTGCTGCTCGATGGCGTGCCGTCGGTGGGTGCGGATCTGGTGCTGGACATGCTGCGGCTGGAACTGATCCTGCTAGAGACGAATGCCTCATCTGTCGGTCAGGACGCCACGTTGGGAGGACGGCTTTCCTCCGCTCCCGAAAGGAAGCGGTTTCCAGCCGTGTTTTCTATGAACAACAACGGACCTCATTCGCCGATGCCGCTCGCTGACGAACTGCCAAAACCGCGCTTGCGCGGGTGGTTCCACGCGCTGGCAGCGGTGGCCTCTGTCATCGCCGTGAGCCGCATGCTCATCCAGACCCGCGACGATCTGCCGCGCATGCTGTCCGTGCTGGTCTTTGGCGTCAGCATGCTGATGTTGTATGCTGGCAGTGCCGTGTATCATCTGGGGTCGTGGCGCGGGCGCACCCGCAGCGTGCTGCGGGCCATCGATCACGCCAATATCTTCGTGTTGATTGCCGGAACGTATACGCCGATCTACATGAACGTCCTGGCTGGTCGACTCCGCATTGTCCTCTTGAGCCTCATCTGGGTGCTGGCGATCGCCGGTGTCCTTGGCACCGTCCTCACATTCCGGTTGCCGCGCGGCATCGCGGTGTCCTTATACATCGGGATGGGCTGGCTCGCACTCATCAGTCTCCCGCAGTTGATGGAGCAGCTGCCCTGGCAAGCCATCGCGACGCTTGTCCTGGGCGGCGTGCTGTACTCGATTGGGGGACTGGTGTACGCACGGCGACGACCCAACCCGTTTCCCCGGATGTTCGGCTTTCATGAGGTGTTCCACCTGTTGACGGTTGCGGCGGGGGCGGCTTTTCTGGTGCTGATCTGGGTCTGGGTGCTGCCCTTTCCACGTGGTTCGTCGTGA
- a CDS encoding ATPase domain-containing protein, with product MTTPREPWATGVTGLDLLLAGGLHRHALVVIVGPPGAGKTVLASQILFQAVQQNRRGLLLTLYAEDHTSLLGHLRPFAFFREPAVGETLTLLSLPSLLGLTIDTATAALMKTIRESGAQMVLIDGFQGIADQLHDVTALRRLLAALVTQLSYLDVTLLLTLTGTAREEPITMGLTSADVVLGLHYGLDGVRHTRRIEVVKQRGQAHLPGAHTYTITHTGVTITPQLEVRAPQDMQPRPTGRLTFQVAELDHVLGGGLTAGTTTLVVGAPGVGKTTLGLTWALAAEPPGTSIMLSFAERLPDLQVKADFLGLPLAAALAAETFTFLQINPVLLNPDAVAERLLAALTPTTQRVVIDNAGVLVQVLGGRTADYLTALGNHLYAAGVTTLLLVEIKAFAGLDFDVADTPLSILADNIVMVQQVVADGVLRRVLAVLKMRYSGYDATLRELVIDDQGVRVLTPAQSTTGVLADAADASGLTAPSGDSPPGA from the coding sequence ATGACCACACCAAGAGAGCCGTGGGCAACCGGCGTCACGGGCCTGGATCTCCTGCTCGCGGGCGGCCTGCATCGCCACGCCCTCGTCGTGATCGTTGGCCCGCCCGGCGCGGGCAAAACCGTGCTGGCCAGCCAGATCCTGTTTCAGGCCGTCCAGCAGAATCGGCGCGGCCTGCTCTTAACCCTGTATGCCGAAGACCACACCAGCTTGCTGGGCCACCTGCGGCCCTTCGCGTTCTTTCGCGAGCCAGCGGTCGGCGAGACCCTCACGCTCCTGTCCCTCCCATCCCTGCTCGGCCTGACCATCGACACCGCGACCGCGGCCCTCATGAAGACGATTCGGGAATCTGGGGCGCAGATGGTCCTGATTGACGGCTTTCAGGGCATTGCCGACCAGCTCCACGACGTGACGGCGCTGCGGCGGCTCCTGGCCGCACTGGTGACCCAGCTGTCCTACCTCGACGTGACGCTGCTGCTGACCCTGACCGGCACGGCGCGGGAGGAACCGATCACCATGGGCCTGACCTCAGCGGATGTGGTCCTCGGCTTGCACTATGGCCTGGACGGGGTGCGGCACACGCGGCGGATCGAGGTGGTCAAGCAGCGGGGCCAGGCGCATCTCCCCGGCGCCCACACCTACACGATCACGCATACGGGGGTCACGATTACCCCGCAACTAGAGGTTCGAGCACCGCAGGACATGCAGCCGCGCCCGACGGGTCGGCTGACGTTTCAGGTGGCGGAGTTGGACCACGTGCTGGGGGGCGGGCTGACGGCGGGGACGACGACGTTGGTGGTCGGCGCGCCGGGGGTCGGCAAGACCACGCTGGGCCTGACCTGGGCGCTGGCGGCGGAGCCGCCCGGCACGAGCATCATGCTCAGCTTTGCGGAACGGCTCCCGGACCTCCAGGTGAAGGCCGACTTCCTGGGGCTGCCGCTGGCGGCCGCGCTGGCGGCGGAGACGTTCACCTTTCTCCAGATCAACCCGGTCCTGCTCAATCCCGACGCGGTGGCCGAGCGCCTGCTGGCAGCGCTGACGCCCACAACCCAGCGGGTGGTGATTGATAATGCCGGGGTGCTGGTGCAGGTCCTCGGTGGACGCACCGCCGACTACCTCACGGCGCTCGGGAACCACCTGTATGCGGCGGGGGTGACGACGCTGCTGCTGGTGGAAATCAAAGCGTTTGCCGGGCTGGACTTTGATGTGGCGGACACGCCATTATCCATCCTGGCCGACAATATTGTGATGGTGCAACAGGTGGTGGCCGACGGGGTGCTGCGCCGGGTGCTGGCGGTCCTCAAAATGCGCTACAGTGGCTACGATGCAACGCTCCGAGAGCTGGTGATTGACGACCAGGGCGTGCGGGTGCTCACCCCCGCGCAGTCAACCACCGGGGTGTTAGCGGACGCAGCGGACGCGAGTGGCTTGACGGCCCCGTCCGGCGATTCGCCGCCAGGTGCCTGA
- a CDS encoding response regulator: MPMILVVEDEVPIAELVREVCVDEGYEVLLAANGLDALAVLERSPPDLVLSDVMMPKLDGRALCQAMHAHPVYRTIPIILMSAGRATLVHDVPHSAFLQKPFSLDRLLTTIAHHLP, encoded by the coding sequence ATGCCAATGATTTTAGTGGTGGAAGATGAAGTGCCGATCGCCGAACTCGTGCGCGAGGTGTGTGTGGACGAGGGCTACGAGGTGCTGCTGGCCGCCAATGGGCTGGACGCGCTGGCCGTGTTGGAACGCTCGCCCCCGGATCTGGTCCTGTCCGATGTCATGATGCCAAAGCTCGATGGACGGGCGCTGTGCCAGGCGATGCACGCCCATCCGGTCTATCGGACGATCCCGATTATCCTGATGAGCGCCGGACGGGCCACGCTGGTCCACGACGTCCCCCACAGCGCCTTTCTGCAGAAGCCGTTTTCGCTGGATCGCCTCCTCACGACGATTGCGCACCATCTGCCCTGA
- a CDS encoding response regulator, producing the protein MTAEILIVEDDAAIRQVLCEILEDEGYRVAATAHGQEALAYLHAAPVHPCLILLDLLMPVMNGYAFRTAQQQEPRLAQIPVVVLTARSLAPEATATLQIGCSLAKPIVLPELLTLVASYCR; encoded by the coding sequence ATGACCGCGGAGATCTTGATTGTGGAAGATGATGCTGCGATTCGCCAGGTGCTGTGCGAGATCCTGGAAGATGAAGGCTATCGGGTCGCGGCGACGGCCCACGGGCAGGAGGCGCTCGCCTATCTCCACGCCGCGCCCGTCCACCCCTGCCTGATCCTGCTGGATCTGTTGATGCCCGTGATGAACGGCTATGCCTTTCGGACTGCCCAGCAGCAAGAGCCGCGCTTGGCGCAGATTCCGGTCGTCGTCCTGACCGCCCGGAGTCTCGCGCCCGAAGCGACCGCCACCCTGCAGATCGGGTGCTCCCTCGCCAAGCCGATTGTCTTGCCCGAACTCCTGACGTTGGTAGCGAGCTATTGCCGGTGA
- a CDS encoding FtsK/SpoIIIE domain-containing protein has protein sequence MRRPVVTEIIGWFIFLGCVWVFIGGPIPGWNRSDPVPAPGPTSVAIAEPTASTAAAVIEPAASHAAAVAEPAVGVTSQIARTGDGGDSLSAAQPAVAPPSPWASIPIIVLLIILLAVTVFCIGVGVIAIFLWRHRRPRLVTPEGIEIEVEDRRSPAPTPRPYQAPAAAPQVTRPALPALPSASTVVHQPWRFLAAPETLAALRALGQTPTPDQRLPDPDRRILELQARFRATEAIIAPDRSVVVFPNVALPLERIRQIASPQPAVLSGDGTQPLCIVGLWHPGVIEITSTQTRIGEPERAASPPANITRVERTTQLIPAIPRQVPFPGVQQTAMLPQGTLPILLAIQESQLTWISRSLLHSGHWSIAGKSQRGKGNFIRYALLSVLMLPPEQVQAIIIDLKGGADFGFALKLAHARLYTPRDTDGACIGDGDLADGLSTALKEMARRNRLFIETGVRNIWQYNEKFPDQRLPSMVVVVDEAHDLPRDLMERLHALVSRSLSAGIVVFVTTQHPANVIPTNIRGNYSTYLAFKVEGGRHFVEAALGLAQGGDSLYDPSAIPDTLPGTAVLRFDGQEHFGRVPEITDDLQHTLTQRLIERFPRPTPEVGLHTEQPAPVLAASSQVVEGAAPIDLTKMTAADFVQALNDPTSPAGAAVQQWLLSIQALPAGTSRPEDTTEPVPQLRPYDLIADDSPHKISLKQCVSHPIVVKTVLRVYNDLKTRLGFQELSGHKITDAVFERVAGSNDGWTSTRWTQVVKPILATYDLPLPTRDGVSETETGPGEGTTSVQLAA, from the coding sequence ATGCGTCGACCTGTTGTAACAGAAATTATCGGCTGGTTCATCTTCCTGGGTTGTGTCTGGGTCTTTATCGGCGGCCCGATACCCGGCTGGAACAGGTCTGATCCTGTCCCAGCGCCTGGACCAACCAGCGTCGCGATCGCCGAGCCGACCGCCAGCACGGCAGCCGCGGTTATTGAACCGGCTGCCAGCCATGCTGCCGCGGTCGCGGAGCCTGCCGTCGGCGTAACATCGCAGATCGCTCGTACCGGGGATGGAGGAGACAGTTTGTCGGCTGCACAGCCGGCGGTCGCGCCGCCATCGCCCTGGGCGAGCATCCCAATCATCGTGCTCTTGATCATCCTCCTGGCTGTCACCGTGTTCTGTATCGGGGTCGGCGTCATCGCCATATTCCTATGGCGGCATCGTCGCCCACGGCTCGTCACCCCGGAGGGTATTGAGATCGAGGTCGAGGATCGCCGATCCCCTGCTCCAACACCACGACCGTACCAGGCTCCTGCCGCAGCACCGCAAGTAACTCGTCCGGCGCTTCCAGCACTGCCGTCAGCCAGCACTGTTGTTCACCAACCCTGGCGGTTCCTTGCCGCTCCTGAAACATTAGCGGCGCTGCGGGCGCTCGGCCAGACACCAACACCCGACCAGCGTCTCCCAGACCCCGATCGGCGGATTCTGGAACTCCAGGCGCGGTTTCGGGCAACGGAAGCCATTATCGCTCCTGACCGCTCGGTCGTTGTGTTCCCCAACGTAGCGCTCCCACTTGAGCGGATCAGGCAGATTGCCTCACCGCAACCGGCGGTGTTGTCTGGCGATGGAACGCAGCCGCTCTGCATTGTTGGCCTGTGGCACCCAGGAGTGATAGAGATTACGTCAACTCAAACACGTATCGGCGAGCCTGAGCGGGCGGCCAGCCCGCCTGCCAACATCACGCGCGTTGAGCGAACAACCCAACTCATTCCCGCGATCCCGCGTCAGGTACCGTTTCCTGGAGTCCAACAAACGGCGATGCTTCCGCAGGGAACACTCCCAATCCTCCTGGCAATTCAGGAATCACAGCTCACCTGGATCAGCCGCTCCCTCCTTCACAGCGGTCACTGGAGTATCGCGGGCAAGTCCCAGCGTGGCAAGGGCAACTTCATCCGCTACGCACTCTTAAGCGTGCTGATGCTGCCGCCTGAGCAGGTTCAAGCCATCATTATCGACCTCAAAGGGGGTGCGGATTTCGGATTTGCTTTGAAGCTGGCCCATGCCAGGTTATACACGCCACGAGATACCGACGGTGCGTGCATTGGGGATGGCGACCTCGCCGACGGACTGTCCACTGCACTCAAAGAGATGGCTCGGCGAAACCGGCTGTTCATCGAGACAGGCGTGCGGAATATCTGGCAATATAATGAGAAGTTCCCAGACCAACGGCTCCCGTCGATGGTTGTGGTGGTGGACGAGGCCCATGATCTGCCGCGAGACCTGATGGAGCGACTCCATGCGCTGGTGTCGCGGTCTCTCTCGGCAGGCATAGTTGTGTTCGTCACGACCCAGCACCCAGCCAACGTGATCCCCACCAACATCAGGGGGAATTACTCAACGTATCTCGCCTTTAAGGTGGAGGGCGGGCGACATTTCGTAGAAGCCGCCCTGGGGCTGGCGCAAGGTGGCGACAGCCTCTACGATCCATCTGCCATTCCAGATACCCTGCCAGGAACCGCCGTCCTTCGGTTCGATGGTCAGGAGCATTTCGGTCGCGTCCCAGAGATAACGGACGATCTCCAACACACCTTGACCCAGCGCCTAATAGAGCGGTTTCCTCGACCCACGCCAGAGGTTGGGCTGCATACTGAACAACCAGCACCAGTCCTAGCTGCTTCGTCACAGGTGGTCGAAGGCGCCGCGCCCATTGATCTGACCAAGATGACCGCTGCTGATTTCGTGCAAGCACTCAATGATCCGACCTCGCCCGCCGGCGCAGCAGTCCAGCAATGGCTGTTGAGCATTCAGGCACTCCCAGCGGGAACGTCGAGGCCAGAGGATACCACAGAGCCGGTGCCACAGCTCCGACCCTATGATCTAATCGCCGACGATAGCCCGCATAAAATATCACTGAAGCAATGCGTCAGCCATCCCATCGTCGTGAAGACCGTTCTCAGGGTCTATAACGACCTGAAGACCAGGCTGGGCTTCCAAGAGTTAAGCGGTCATAAAATCACGGATGCGGTATTCGAGCGTGTTGCTGGGAGCAATGACGGGTGGACAAGCACCCGATGGACCCAGGTTGTTAAGCCGATCCTTGCGACATATGACCTTCCGTTGCCAACCCGAGACGGTGTTTCCGAAACAGAAACAGGCCCAGGGGAAGGGACTACTTCCGTGCAACTGGCTGCCTAA
- a CDS encoding ATP-binding protein, protein MHDFRALRFEETPVIGASLDDLDLDEVESHIDHAVRVTRYTGDAHDPIEFLLEHRSVVLVDTRPIPTVAGLLMFGRRAQRFLPHATISLAHYRGNRINSGDVQHLREYSGNLPKQIDNVVEYMIDHMRHRIMRAETSAQQIEKTQYPVLALRELTVNAIAHRDYSISESSIRVTMLRNSIEWSSPGLLPPTVTIETILDHQFARNSSLLRLLFQRNYVEKMGQGLNTVFEECSEQGLPAPAMRETTNSFIISLEGHDFTPTLTATQQQIVSLLREREPLKAAQITEELARLDAANAKSMRTVQSDLQLLVEEGVVVQQGRARATTYTLQPEFRHSAS, encoded by the coding sequence ATGCACGATTTCCGCGCTTTACGCTTTGAAGAAACACCCGTGATCGGCGCATCGCTGGATGATCTCGATCTTGATGAGGTCGAGAGTCATATTGATCATGCGGTTCGTGTCACGCGATACACTGGGGATGCGCATGATCCCATTGAGTTTCTGCTGGAACACCGTTCGGTCGTGCTGGTGGATACCCGCCCCATCCCAACCGTGGCGGGGCTCCTGATGTTTGGGCGGCGCGCGCAACGCTTTCTGCCGCACGCGACGATTTCACTCGCCCATTACCGGGGGAACCGCATCAATTCAGGAGATGTCCAACATCTCCGCGAGTATAGCGGGAACCTCCCCAAGCAGATCGATAACGTCGTCGAGTACATGATCGACCATATGCGCCATCGGATTATGCGCGCAGAAACAAGCGCCCAACAGATCGAAAAGACGCAGTATCCGGTGTTGGCGCTGCGCGAGCTGACGGTGAATGCCATTGCGCACCGTGACTACAGTATTTCCGAGTCCTCGATTCGCGTCACGATGCTGCGCAACAGCATTGAATGGAGTAGTCCCGGTCTGTTGCCCCCCACCGTGACGATCGAGACGATCCTCGACCACCAGTTCGCCCGGAATAGCAGCTTGTTGCGGTTGCTGTTTCAGCGGAACTACGTTGAGAAAATGGGCCAAGGACTCAATACGGTCTTCGAGGAATGCTCCGAGCAAGGGCTGCCGGCGCCAGCCATGCGCGAAACGACGAATAGCTTTATCATCTCGCTTGAGGGGCACGATTTTACGCCTACGCTCACAGCGACCCAGCAACAAATCGTATCCCTCTTACGGGAACGGGAGCCGCTGAAAGCGGCCCAAATCACCGAGGAACTGGCGAGGCTTGATGCAGCGAACGCAAAGAGCATGCGCACCGTCCAGAGCGATCTGCAACTCCTCGTCGAGGAGGGGGTCGTCGTTCAGCAGGGGCGGGCGCGCGCAACCACCTATACGCTGCAACCTGAGTTTCGGCACAGTGCGTCGTAG
- a CDS encoding DnaA N-terminal domain-containing protein has product MSTARIFLPDIRYDPHETFEAFCARRQHALSEGRLAVRERRISGDLYLFYEHLVERVGANQYTWIGEDTLAETFRVDASTIKRWIAKLVRANLIRRQRQFATSSRTYITAYDRSSVVIDADPAASAPTTAVIELRETQDAIRATQVAEAAPIDSQSDQGTAPAAVSLWRRSAPTFGADLPRDPIKRSHLNPGGGRGSPQNQGRGTPEIRLLLEREGVTTFYLAPQLHQTPAEELRAVSRYLDHQPNVRDRARLFAALAVRGFGAMLLAGQNERRPQGSDRKRRPAPTGTGARDPLTYISGALAPLIMGGQRPFMVDATAPESSEVPQAEASNPDVQHTWRQVLGRLRQDLPASEIATWFTDATLLALDGAQAIVGVPNIFAREQLTRCYQEPIAQALATVRGYPVQVQIEIGGL; this is encoded by the coding sequence ATGTCGACCGCTAGAATCTTCTTGCCGGACATCCGCTACGATCCCCACGAAACCTTTGAGGCGTTTTGTGCACGCCGGCAGCACGCCTTGTCCGAGGGTCGCCTGGCCGTGCGCGAGCGCCGCATCTCCGGCGATCTCTACCTGTTCTATGAGCATCTCGTGGAGCGTGTTGGTGCCAACCAGTACACCTGGATCGGCGAGGACACCCTGGCCGAGACCTTCCGCGTGGATGCCTCGACGATCAAACGCTGGATCGCCAAGCTGGTCCGGGCGAACCTGATCCGGCGGCAGCGCCAGTTCGCCACCAGTTCACGGACGTATATCACCGCCTACGACCGCAGCAGTGTGGTGATCGACGCCGACCCTGCCGCGTCCGCGCCCACCACCGCCGTGATCGAGCTGCGGGAGACCCAGGACGCGATCCGCGCCACCCAGGTCGCTGAGGCCGCACCAATTGACAGCCAGTCGGATCAGGGCACGGCCCCCGCGGCCGTTTCTCTTTGGCGCAGATCTGCCCCCACGTTCGGCGCAGATCTGCCCCGTGATCCCATTAAGCGTTCACACTTAAACCCTGGTGGTGGTCGGGGATCTCCGCAGAATCAGGGTCGGGGTACGCCGGAGATCCGCCTGCTGCTGGAGCGGGAAGGCGTGACCACCTTCTACCTGGCCCCACAGCTCCACCAGACACCCGCCGAGGAGCTGCGCGCGGTCAGTCGCTACCTGGATCACCAGCCCAACGTCCGCGACCGGGCACGACTGTTTGCGGCGCTCGCGGTGCGCGGCTTCGGGGCGATGCTGCTCGCAGGCCAGAACGAGCGACGGCCCCAAGGATCAGATCGGAAACGACGACCAGCACCCACGGGAACGGGCGCACGTGATCCGCTGACGTATATTTCCGGCGCCCTTGCACCCCTGATCATGGGTGGCCAGCGCCCATTCATGGTGGATGCCACCGCACCTGAATCAAGCGAAGTCCCGCAGGCCGAGGCATCGAATCCGGACGTGCAGCACACCTGGCGGCAGGTCCTCGGACGCTTACGGCAGGACCTTCCTGCGAGTGAGATCGCCACCTGGTTCACGGATGCAACACTGCTGGCCCTGGACGGCGCGCAGGCGATCGTGGGCGTGCCGAATATCTTTGCGCGGGAGCAGCTGACGCGCTGCTATCAGGAGCCGATTGCGCAGGCGCTTGCGACCGTCAGGGGGTACCCGGTGCAGGTGCAGATTGAGATCGGCGGTCTGTAG
- a CDS encoding ParA family protein produces the protein MPIIAFANQKGGVGKTTSVLNAGWSLAQQHRRVLLVDLDPQASLTSMLGLDAFEANLAHVLGITERGTTEIAAIIRPIGQRLDLVPGDILLSRTELGLVVRASREHQLARVLAPLRDRYDLILIDAPPSLGMLTINALVAAQWVLVPTLLDALALRGLGLFVETLAEVQAEYTQAAQMLGVLPTLADLRTVHARDVLTALRNRPDLRLFDTIIPRSIRFSEAALAQQPIAQYDPTNTGAAAYAALAEEILARA, from the coding sequence ATGCCTATCATCGCATTCGCTAATCAAAAAGGCGGCGTTGGCAAAACCACGTCCGTCTTGAACGCTGGCTGGTCGCTGGCGCAACAGCACCGCCGGGTGCTGCTCGTCGATCTCGATCCCCAAGCGAGTCTCACGTCCATGCTGGGCCTCGATGCGTTCGAGGCGAACCTGGCGCATGTCCTCGGAATTACCGAGCGGGGGACGACAGAGATTGCCGCCATCATTCGCCCCATCGGGCAGCGTCTCGATCTGGTGCCGGGCGACATCCTGTTAAGCCGGACGGAGTTGGGTCTGGTCGTCCGCGCATCGCGTGAACACCAGCTCGCCCGTGTGCTGGCACCCCTTCGGGATCGGTATGACCTCATCCTGATTGATGCCCCGCCGTCGCTGGGCATGCTGACGATCAATGCGCTGGTGGCTGCGCAGTGGGTGCTTGTTCCAACGCTGCTCGATGCGCTGGCTCTGCGTGGGCTTGGGTTGTTTGTCGAGACCTTGGCGGAGGTGCAAGCGGAGTACACGCAGGCGGCCCAGATGTTAGGGGTCCTGCCGACACTCGCCGACCTTCGGACCGTCCATGCTCGCGATGTTCTCACGGCGCTCCGCAATCGCCCGGATCTCCGCTTGTTTGACACAATCATTCCCCGCTCCATCCGGTTTTCCGAGGCGGCACTTGCTCAGCAGCCCATTGCGCAATACGATCCGACGAATACCGGCGCAGCGGCCTACGCTGCCTTGGCAGAGGAGATCCTTGCTCGTGCGTAA
- a CDS encoding phosphorylated adapter RNA export RNA-binding domain-containing protein encodes MSEHPQPTTRQLVAQIAEVLGETAPQAVGQIWRIIRILGADVTQELLRETQAIEAAGGLFLERENRRRTTGGVFFHLARNRMTKQQRGKVFGGPQQSKQAAPPPFQAEELPDVLQSLSQQYGKAATVKVTVIGRPSQVVERGDVVIFGLLNDKQPALPKGLPAPPKETNYLVLVAKKQWNKVAGVVKDAEDVLIIEGYPAYEPRHAGITVYALNVTTKKQQQAKREAQRTEAAG; translated from the coding sequence ATGAGCGAACACCCACAACCAACTACCCGCCAGCTCGTCGCGCAGATCGCCGAGGTGCTGGGCGAGACCGCACCACAGGCTGTGGGCCAGATCTGGCGCATCATCCGAATCCTGGGCGCGGACGTCACTCAGGAGTTGCTGCGCGAGACGCAGGCGATTGAAGCCGCAGGCGGGCTGTTCCTGGAACGGGAGAACCGGCGGCGCACGACCGGCGGCGTCTTCTTCCACCTGGCCCGCAACCGGATGACCAAGCAGCAGCGCGGCAAGGTCTTTGGCGGTCCGCAGCAGAGTAAGCAGGCAGCCCCGCCGCCGTTCCAGGCCGAGGAGCTGCCGGACGTCTTGCAATCCCTCTCGCAGCAGTACGGAAAGGCAGCAACCGTGAAAGTGACCGTGATCGGCCGTCCCTCGCAGGTCGTCGAGCGGGGCGACGTGGTAATCTTCGGCCTGCTCAATGACAAACAGCCTGCACTCCCGAAAGGACTGCCCGCGCCGCCGAAGGAGACCAACTATCTCGTGCTGGTGGCAAAGAAGCAGTGGAACAAAGTCGCCGGGGTGGTGAAGGATGCCGAGGACGTGCTGATCATCGAGGGCTACCCCGCCTACGAGCCGCGCCATGCTGGAATCACCGTATACGCTTTGAACGTGACCACAAAGAAGCAGCAGCAGGCCAAGCGCGAAGCACAGCGTACCGAGGCGGCAGGATAA